CTATCTATAACTGTAGATCAAGCTAAGGTATTTAGATAGTCACCGAAACCCGGTTTCCCACCATCTTTGGTGCCGAAAATGCCCCGGGAGAATATGATGAACTGGCAGAATCGACATCGGGAGAGGTCGCCTTCTCAGTCACTTTTCTCTCCTCCATGGGTTGTGTCTGCTCGGATGAGCCTGGAGTACGGTCTTATTTGGTTGATCAATATATGTGGGCTGATTTGCATGTAGGATGTGTACCAGGGAGGGAAGGCATTGTCAAGTATTCAAATTGGCTGGGAAACCCACTTCGAAACATTTGCATTTATTCATCAGCAAGTTAGATTGAAACTGAATCATCAGACCCTAAATTACAAAGCTCATCAGTACAGGTAAACAACCAGATGTAGTACTCTGTATATCTCTTAACAGTTCACTTATACTCCTTCACTGACCAATGGTTGAGTCGATGTGCATGGATGTTGGATCATGATCTTGGTGGCTTCTCGAGCAGCGCGGAGAGGTAGACCTCGTCTTTGGACTTGAAGGAGACGACCCATCGGTGCTTCTTGTACCTGAACTGCAGGAACATGTACATGTAGTCGTCGAGATCCTTGCGCGCGCAGGCAAACTTGTCGACCCAGAGCAGGCCGCCGGGTCGGAGCACGCGGTCCCAGTCGAAGAGCACGAAGTCCAGGAGCTGCAGGTCCACCCACCCGTCGAAGAACCCCGCCGTGTGGATCAGATCCATGGTGTTGTCGAACAGCGGCAGCCGCTGGCTCATGGTCGCGTACAGCGGCACCAGCCCCCGCAGCGCGATCGTCTCCGCGAACGGCGCGCCCAGGTTCAGCGCCGCGGACACGATGGTCACGTTGCGCTCCCGCATGCGCGCCGCGAAGCTGCCCGTGCCCACGCTCACGTCCAGGCCAATGCGCACCTCGCCGGGCTTTGCCGCCAGCACGTCGTCGATGCGGAAGTCGGCGAGGGACGACGCCGTGCCGTTGGGTGCCGCGGCCACCCACCGCTGCCTCTCCCGGTCCATGTCGAAGCACCCCACGCAGCGGTCGTAGCCGCGCCGCTGGTTCCTGGCGGACAGGCACTTATAGCCGCGGCAGTGGTAGCGGCTCCACCGGACGTTGCCGTCGTCTGGGAGCGTCCAGAGCGACTCGTTGATGGGTAGCGGGCGTTGGAAGAACTTGGAGGCGAGGGCCAGGCAGCGTCGACGCGGCAGCGGGTCGCAGCCGCCGAGCATTAGGCGCTGGCCGAGGTCCCAGTCGTCGGGGCAGTGGGAGCCGACGTCGTAGCTCATGTACTCGTCCAGCTCCTGCCGCAGGAGCACGCAGGCATGGCCGATGGTTCCGTACGTCCGGTTGGTCCCGTACACGCTCGGCAGGCCGTCTCGGTTACCCTTGGCCGTCACGTACTTACGCGTCTCCTCGGCCGTGAAGAAGTTGACGAGCGGGTCTACGGCCGGGCCGgccgcgtcgccgtcgccgccgtcggGGTCCGGGCGCGGGATGCGGATGAGGCGGAGCGCGATGTGCGCGCTGTAGAGCGGGTGGATGACCTCGTCCTCGAGGAAGTGTCTGAACTCCGGCATGGTCATGTTCTCCGGCTGCTTGTGGCGGGCCTTGCTCTTCTTGGACTTCTTGGCGATCTTGAGCGCCGTGGCCTCAAGCTTTTCCTGCAGCTCGGCGAGCTGGACGAGCACGTCGTCGACGCGGTCCGCTAGTGCGCGGATGTCGAAGCCGGCGTACCCGCTGGCGCCCGCGACGGTGTGGAACTTGGCGCAGAGGGCGGGGTCATCGAGGCCCGGGAGGAGGCTGTTGGTGGCGTAGAACCGGTGGAGGCTGGCCAtgctgacgaagatgacgaACACGCCCAGCACCAGCTGCATTGCCGCCATGAGCCGCGTGAACCGGCACCGCGCGAAGCAGAACCCCTCCATTGTTGGCGGGACGATCCGCGCAACGACGGGCGGGCGACGCGGCCAGAACAGAGCACAGCGCTAATGGTGCGCGCTTCGATCAACAGTGGACTGGTGTTGCCAGCTTTAGTCGTCTTGGTACATGGGATTGCTTTGGTTAGCCATGATCGGATGGGTGGCAGGTGACCAGTGCTTAGGGCGCACTCCACTCGCAAAGCTCGGATCTCCATGCTCATGCATTTGTTTATCAGCCTACTCAATGTTGAAGAAAAGGAAGCTAGGAATAGTGCAAACATGAAGCAGAGCAAATGGGGATTGTGCATGGAGGAGTTGACGAGTCAAATAATAAAAGTGACGCGAAAGCGCGTCTCGGAAGCAAACTGCGCGCTAGAAGGAAGGAAGCAATCATGAAATTTGCACCTTCTCTGATGAACGAATTTCCATTCATCTTCTCAACAGGAATTTGAAGTGTACTTTCTAAGCACTCAACTCGTGGCGACTTTTTAATTGGATTTGTAAATATGTGCCCCGCATAGGATAATAATAGGGTCAACATGTGAAAGCATCAAGATGCTCGAAAGGGGTGAACTAGGATCTAGCTAAATTTTTTTCGGAAATTGAAACCTGCTTAATTAAAACCTACAACTAAGCCTAACCACCCTGTATGCCTACATCTTAGAAAGTGTGACTATTATAGTGATTCCAAAGTTTTGCAATCTAGTTCTAACCCTATACTAGCATGGTAATTCTAGAAATTGAAATGCGGAAAGTAGGAGAGGTTAGAACACCGATTTTTTTCCAAAGTATCCAAGAGTCGGCACTCTCCCCTAGTCCTCATTGGAGCACCCACACAAGGGTATAGCTCCCTTTGATCCGCGTAAGGATCAAGTGCTCTCTAGTGGATATCCATTCTCCAACTTCGGATGGGTGGATTCCAAAATCGAGCACAACCTTCTTTGGGTTTCTCACAAGACTCCTTCTTGAGAGCTCACCAACAACACCACCACCAAACTGTCTAGGTGATGCCGATCACCAAGAGTAGCAAGCAAGGATTTCACTTGACCTACACAAGACCAAGAGAAAGGGTGGATGCACACTTGCTACTCCCTAAGAACTAATAATATCCTTAATCTTAAATTGAGAACTTTGCAACTCACTTTGGTGCTTCACTTTCCCTTGACTCCCAAATATGAGCGTAAATGTTTTCTAGTGCCGAGAGAGCTTCCTTGGAGCCGTAGAACACATATATACAGAGCCACTCCAAAGAACTATAGCTATTGCCCCCTGTGCTGCAAAATTTGCCCCACCTAATCAATCGGATTAATCTATCATTCCAGAGAGGTTTGGAAGAATCAAAATACCCAGCGATTAATTCGATAAGGCTTAATTGCTAGGACCGAATTAATCAGTCTTTCATGCTTAATCATCTCAGTTAACCCAGTACTACCGACTGATTCGGTCAGTACAGTTTCATTGAAGACCGAATTAATCCGTCATTCTAGTACCATGCTGAGTACCAAACTGAGTTAGAGCCAGGGAGCACCGACTGATTTGGAGACCCTTCTTCTCCGTGACCGAATTAGTCGGTCAGTTAAAATAAGCTGTCCTGAGTTGAATAAATTTGTCCAATTCAATTCCTTTGAGTTTCTAACTCATATCTTTGCTTCTCATGGCTTCATTGGAGCTACCTAATACTAGATTTTCACAAGTGTGCACCACACTTAACTCTAGCCTTATCTAGGTCAAGCTACTATGCTTTGCCCCCTTTATAGTACGGCAAAAGGAAAAATAAAGTTCTAAACTACTCTAAGTGTCTCTCAATGCCAAAAGAATATTCTTTGCACCGATATAATGAAAACTACAACGATGGGGCCCAAGAATATCATGAAAGCCCATCATTGCATTAATTTAAGATTGCCGCTGCAAAACACACGTTAGTCGCAATGATCATATTATCATTAATCGTCAAAATCAAATTAGGGACCTAGAAGCTCTTTCAGCATGCATAGACTAGAAATGAATTTTCATTTTTGCATCGTTTTGTTCAATTAGAAAATTAAAAAGGTTTTCAAGTTTTCCTTTCCTATGTATTTCTGAAAATCACAAGGAATTTTTGCCAACGTTGTGGATTAGATAGGCTTCTTAATGTGACTAAGCTTATGCTGTCTTCATGTTTCATATGTGTTTCTCAAAGTCACAAGAATGTGGATTAAGCTTCGGAAACAAAATCAAACAAATGTAGATGATTTGCATAAGAAGTATTTTAGAATGAAAAGGCCTTCAGTAAATTTTGAACTTTGGATGCTCTTATCATATATTGCCAAATGCTAAATTTAAATTATATTAAAAGCACTTTGAAATATTAATCAACTGATATGATATGAAAACTAAGCATGTATATAAAATCTGTAGAGTTAGatttttttcaaaaatagaTTACACCTTATATAAATGGATTGATGGAGTAATAACAAATAAAAG
The genomic region above belongs to Panicum hallii strain FIL2 chromosome 4, PHallii_v3.1, whole genome shotgun sequence and contains:
- the LOC112890718 gene encoding uncharacterized protein LOC112890718 codes for the protein MEGFCFARCRFTRLMAAMQLVLGVFVIFVSMASLHRFYATNSLLPGLDDPALCAKFHTVAGASGYAGFDIRALADRVDDVLVQLAELQEKLEATALKIAKKSKKSKARHKQPENMTMPEFRHFLEDEVIHPLYSAHIALRLIRIPRPDPDGGDGDAAGPAVDPLVNFFTAEETRKYVTAKGNRDGLPSVYGTNRTYGTIGHACVLLRQELDEYMSYDVGSHCPDDWDLGQRLMLGGCDPLPRRRCLALASKFFQRPLPINESLWTLPDDGNVRWSRYHCRGYKCLSARNQRRGYDRCVGCFDMDRERQRWVAAAPNGTASSLADFRIDDVLAAKPGEVRIGLDVSVGTGSFAARMRERNVTIVSAALNLGAPFAETIALRGLVPLYATMSQRLPLFDNTMDLIHTAGFFDGWVDLQLLDFVLFDWDRVLRPGGLLWVDKFACARKDLDDYMYMFLQFRYKKHRWVVSFKSKDEVYLSALLEKPPRS